One genomic region from Rhodococcus sp. SBT000017 encodes:
- a CDS encoding pseudouridine synthase, with product MLPFRDGLAPLRLLLPHGDSATTIVEYLEREMPEDDWRRAMRDAEVVDEKSRPISDATRYRAGSQVYFYRIPAQEVPVPFEIGILHEDENLLVVDKPHFLATIPRGRHVTETATVRLRRQFDCPDLTPAHRLDRATAGVLLFTKTKQARRPYQELFSSRNVTKEYEAVAGFDAALEFPRIMRSRILKEHGVMTAYEEPGEPNSETLIELVDTFGTFAQYRLFPKTGKTHQLRIHLSSLGIPIVNDPYYPEFSSIPADDFTRPLQLLARALNFTDPLTDEPRRFVSARTLEL from the coding sequence ATGCTGCCCTTCCGGGACGGCCTCGCACCACTGAGACTGCTCTTACCGCATGGTGATTCGGCCACCACCATCGTCGAGTATCTCGAACGTGAGATGCCCGAGGACGACTGGCGACGGGCCATGCGCGACGCCGAAGTGGTCGACGAGAAGAGCAGGCCCATCTCCGACGCGACGCGGTACCGCGCCGGCAGCCAGGTGTACTTCTATCGCATTCCAGCGCAGGAGGTTCCGGTTCCGTTCGAGATCGGCATCCTGCACGAGGACGAGAATCTGCTGGTGGTCGACAAGCCGCACTTCCTTGCCACCATTCCGCGTGGCAGGCACGTCACCGAAACCGCGACGGTACGGCTGCGTAGGCAATTCGATTGCCCGGACCTGACGCCCGCGCACCGACTCGATCGCGCCACCGCCGGGGTGTTGCTCTTCACCAAGACCAAGCAGGCCCGACGGCCGTATCAGGAACTCTTCTCCTCGCGCAACGTCACCAAGGAATACGAGGCAGTTGCGGGATTCGATGCAGCGCTGGAGTTTCCGCGCATAATGCGTAGTCGAATCCTCAAAGAACACGGGGTCATGACGGCATACGAGGAGCCGGGGGAGCCGAACAGTGAGACCCTGATCGAACTGGTCGACACGTTCGGCACGTTCGCCCAATATCGACTCTTCCCCAAGACAGGCAAGACCCATCAGCTGCGGATCCATCTGTCCTCGTTGGGTATTCCCATCGTGAACGACCCGTACTATCCGGAGTTCTCTTCCATCCCGGCCGACGACTTCACCCGGCCGTTGCAACTTCTCGCCCGGGCTCTGAATTTCACGGACCCACTCACCGATGAGCCCCGCCGCTTCGTCAGCGCCCGAACCCTCGAGCTCTGA
- a CDS encoding rhodanese-related sulfurtransferase produces MAVPKIVLFYVFTPLPDPEAIRLWQQTLAASNNLTGRILISEHGINATVGGDVDDVKRYVRGTRSYPAFKSADIKWSDGLGNDFPRLSVRVREEIVTFGAPGELKVDADGVVGGGTHLSPQQVHELVDSRGDDVVFFDGRNAFEAQIGKFKNAVVPDVETTRDFVSQLDSGAYDHLKQSPVVTYCTGGVRCEVLSSLMVARGFEEVYQLDGGIVRYAETFGDDALWEGSLFVFDKRMVQNFSDHTAVIGRCSACGNPTSRYQDFDGDAGRGLRLICLDCA; encoded by the coding sequence GTGGCTGTACCGAAAATCGTCCTGTTCTACGTGTTCACTCCATTGCCCGATCCCGAGGCGATCCGGTTGTGGCAGCAGACGCTGGCCGCGTCGAACAACCTGACCGGACGCATCCTGATCTCCGAACACGGCATCAACGCGACGGTGGGCGGCGACGTCGACGATGTCAAACGGTACGTGCGCGGCACTCGCAGCTATCCGGCGTTCAAGTCGGCCGACATCAAGTGGTCCGATGGACTCGGCAACGATTTCCCGCGCCTCAGCGTGCGGGTGCGCGAGGAGATCGTCACCTTCGGTGCGCCGGGCGAGTTGAAGGTCGACGCCGACGGAGTGGTCGGCGGCGGCACCCATCTGAGCCCGCAGCAGGTGCACGAGCTCGTCGATTCCCGCGGCGACGACGTCGTCTTCTTCGACGGCCGCAACGCCTTCGAGGCGCAGATCGGCAAGTTCAAGAACGCAGTGGTGCCCGACGTCGAGACAACCAGAGACTTCGTCTCCCAACTCGACTCCGGTGCCTACGACCATCTGAAGCAGTCCCCGGTGGTCACGTACTGCACCGGGGGAGTGCGGTGCGAGGTGCTCTCGTCGTTGATGGTCGCGCGCGGGTTCGAGGAGGTGTATCAGCTCGACGGCGGAATCGTCCGATACGCAGAGACTTTCGGCGACGACGCGCTCTGGGAGGGTTCGCTGTTCGTCTTCGACAAACGGATGGTACAGAACTTCTCCGATCACACCGCCGTCATCGGGCGCTGCAGTGCCTGCGGCAACCCGACATCCCGCTACCAGGACTTCGACGGCGACGCCGGCCGCGGTCTGCGGTTGATCTGTCTCGACTGCGCGTAG
- a CDS encoding alkaline phosphatase, whose amino-acid sequence MHADSALSRRTFLRSSSVAVAVAGVATTLPAVAHAQGSDRGFLHGVASGDPLPDAIVLWTRLTPTPDATPGSGVGPQVSVTWRISRSADMGDVVSSGTVATGSDADHTVKVDVDGLAADTTYFYDFRTSDAASAVGTTHTAPANDADIDAMRFGVVSCSNWESGYFGAYRHLAARGDLDAIVHLGDYIYEYETGGFPGRDGVIRQHSPTHEIVTLSDYRQRHGQYKSDPDLQAAHAGVPWICTWDDHESANDAYDTGAQNHTPGTEGDWSTRKANSEQAYYEWMPVRAAGTATNRHLYRRLRFGNLLELSMLDLRTYRSQQVLPFNGPEVDSPNRTITGAEQMQWLTDGIVSSPTQWKIVGNPVMITPTLIPPLDRDAARAVTSLLGIPEGGLPYNADPWDGYTADRRKLLGAIVDAGVDNTVFITGDIHSAWACEVPLDAAHYATTEPAATELVVTSVSSANIDDLTRTPPHTLGRVAEEAFKALNQHVKFVDLDSHGFGVFEVTKTAARMDHWFLTAKEDPQTGVYWGAGFTVDSGTQRVRAAPPPA is encoded by the coding sequence ATGCACGCTGATTCTGCGCTTTCCAGAAGGACGTTTCTTCGCTCGTCGTCGGTGGCCGTCGCAGTGGCCGGAGTCGCCACGACACTGCCTGCGGTCGCACACGCGCAGGGCAGCGACCGCGGCTTCCTGCACGGAGTCGCATCGGGAGATCCGTTGCCCGACGCGATCGTCCTCTGGACTCGGCTCACCCCCACGCCCGACGCCACCCCGGGCTCCGGCGTCGGCCCGCAGGTATCGGTGACGTGGCGGATTTCCCGCAGTGCAGACATGGGGGACGTCGTCTCCTCCGGAACCGTCGCAACCGGTTCCGACGCCGACCACACCGTCAAGGTCGACGTCGACGGCCTGGCTGCAGACACCACGTACTTCTACGATTTCCGGACGAGCGACGCGGCATCGGCCGTCGGGACCACGCACACCGCACCGGCCAACGATGCCGATATCGACGCGATGCGCTTCGGTGTCGTCTCGTGCTCCAACTGGGAGTCGGGGTACTTCGGTGCCTACCGGCATCTGGCCGCCAGGGGAGACCTCGACGCCATCGTCCATCTCGGTGACTACATCTACGAGTACGAGACGGGCGGGTTCCCGGGCCGCGACGGCGTGATCCGGCAGCATTCGCCCACCCACGAGATCGTCACGCTCTCCGATTACCGTCAGCGCCACGGCCAGTACAAGTCCGATCCCGATCTGCAGGCCGCGCACGCCGGCGTGCCGTGGATCTGCACGTGGGACGACCACGAATCCGCCAACGATGCATACGACACCGGCGCGCAGAATCACACCCCGGGCACCGAGGGCGATTGGTCCACGCGCAAGGCGAATTCCGAGCAGGCGTACTACGAGTGGATGCCGGTGCGCGCGGCAGGCACGGCGACGAACCGTCACCTCTACCGTCGGCTGCGGTTCGGCAACCTGCTCGAGCTCTCGATGCTGGACCTACGCACCTATCGGTCGCAGCAGGTGTTGCCGTTCAACGGGCCCGAGGTCGATTCTCCCAACCGAACGATCACCGGTGCCGAGCAGATGCAGTGGCTCACCGACGGCATCGTCTCATCGCCGACGCAGTGGAAGATCGTCGGCAACCCGGTGATGATCACGCCCACTCTCATCCCGCCGCTCGATCGCGATGCCGCCAGGGCGGTCACGTCGCTGCTCGGGATCCCGGAGGGCGGTCTGCCGTACAACGCCGATCCGTGGGACGGCTACACCGCCGACCGCCGCAAGCTGCTCGGTGCCATCGTGGACGCGGGCGTCGACAACACGGTGTTCATCACCGGCGACATCCACTCGGCCTGGGCCTGCGAGGTGCCGCTCGACGCGGCGCACTACGCAACGACGGAGCCTGCTGCCACCGAGCTGGTCGTCACCTCGGTGAGCTCGGCCAACATCGACGACCTGACGCGTACTCCGCCGCACACGCTGGGCCGGGTCGCCGAGGAGGCGTTCAAGGCGCTCAACCAGCACGTGAAGTTCGTGGACCTCGACAGTCACGGTTTCGGCGTCTTCGAGGTCACCAAGACGGCGGCTCGGATGGATCACTGGTTCCTCACCGCCAAGGAGGATCCGCAGACCGGCGTGTACTGGGGAGCGGGCTTCACCGTCGACTCCGGCACCCAGCGAGTCCGGGCGGCGCCGCCGCCTGCCTGA
- a CDS encoding cryptochrome/photolyase family protein encodes MDALWLFGDQLGPHFHSVDEHADRDVLMIESRRVFRRRRYHRQKLHLVLSGMRHLADELGDRVTYLQTETYREGLAEYGKPVVVFEPTSHAAEKFVAALHEEGLVSEILPTPMFALPRAEFAEWAAERGTFRMETFYREQRKKFGVLMDGSEPVSGKWNLDAENQSPPPKGRLTLGVEEPWWPTEDAIDEQVRADLDSWDLDTVGVDGPRVFAVTASEASEALAHFVNYRLDDFGKYEDAVMADDWTMSHSLLSVPLNLGLLQPLDVAHAAEDAHRDGTPLASVEGFVRQILGWREYVWHLYWHLGPEYLERNKLEAHEPLPDWLLELDGDAVVAKCLSSTVDGVRERGWVHHIPRLMILGNFALQHAWDPRALTDWFATAFVDGFAWVMPVNVIGMSQHADGGVIATKPYASGGAYLNRMTDYCKPCEFNPKKRLGDDACPFTAGYWAFVHRHREMLALNHRTARQVSSMNRLSDLEQVLEQERQREVY; translated from the coding sequence ATGGACGCTCTGTGGTTGTTCGGTGATCAGCTCGGTCCGCACTTTCACTCGGTGGACGAGCATGCCGATCGGGATGTGCTGATGATCGAGTCCCGGCGCGTGTTCCGGCGTCGTCGATACCACCGGCAGAAGCTGCACCTCGTGTTGTCGGGGATGCGTCATCTGGCCGACGAGCTGGGCGATCGCGTCACCTACCTGCAGACCGAGACGTACCGGGAAGGGTTGGCCGAGTACGGCAAGCCCGTGGTGGTGTTCGAGCCCACCTCCCATGCGGCCGAGAAGTTCGTCGCCGCGCTGCACGAGGAGGGACTGGTCTCGGAGATTTTGCCGACGCCGATGTTCGCGCTTCCCCGCGCCGAGTTCGCGGAATGGGCAGCCGAGCGCGGCACCTTTCGGATGGAGACGTTCTACCGGGAGCAGCGCAAGAAGTTCGGGGTGTTGATGGACGGTTCGGAACCGGTCTCCGGAAAGTGGAACCTAGACGCCGAGAACCAGTCGCCGCCCCCGAAGGGACGCCTGACCCTCGGTGTCGAGGAACCGTGGTGGCCGACCGAGGATGCCATCGACGAGCAGGTGCGCGCCGACCTCGACTCTTGGGACCTCGACACCGTCGGAGTGGACGGGCCTCGCGTGTTCGCGGTGACCGCTTCTGAGGCGTCGGAAGCATTGGCGCACTTCGTGAATTATCGATTGGACGACTTCGGCAAGTACGAGGACGCGGTGATGGCCGATGACTGGACGATGTCTCACTCGCTGCTGTCGGTTCCACTGAACCTCGGACTGCTGCAACCGTTGGACGTGGCACACGCAGCCGAGGACGCCCACCGCGACGGCACCCCGCTGGCGAGCGTGGAGGGTTTCGTTCGCCAGATCCTCGGCTGGCGCGAATACGTGTGGCACCTGTATTGGCATCTGGGGCCGGAGTATCTCGAACGCAACAAGCTCGAAGCCCATGAGCCACTGCCGGATTGGCTGCTCGAGTTGGACGGCGACGCCGTGGTGGCGAAATGCCTGTCGTCGACGGTGGACGGCGTGCGCGAGCGCGGCTGGGTGCACCACATCCCCCGACTGATGATTCTGGGAAACTTTGCGCTGCAACACGCCTGGGACCCACGAGCGTTGACCGACTGGTTCGCAACGGCTTTCGTCGACGGGTTCGCCTGGGTGATGCCGGTGAACGTGATCGGCATGAGTCAACACGCGGACGGCGGCGTGATCGCAACGAAGCCCTACGCCTCAGGCGGGGCGTATCTGAACCGCATGACCGATTACTGCAAACCATGCGAGTTCAACCCGAAGAAGCGATTGGGCGACGACGCCTGCCCGTTCACTGCCGGTTACTGGGCATTCGTGCACCGGCATCGAGAGATGTTGGCGCTCAATCACCGCACGGCGCGGCAGGTGTCGTCGATGAACCGATTGAGCGACCTCGAGCAAGTGTTGGAACAGGAACGGCAGCGCGAGGTGTACTGA
- a CDS encoding HNH endonuclease signature motif containing protein — translation MTTEIWQLSESELLADAAAVSHQIQLLEARRIALVGEIDTRVSREKLGFPGPAGWLTSTTLLSPSKATKIVALARGLKNFSDIADAVNTGVMSVDHAALILTFAETPPKDLPEEGRVMARTAMIAAATGPEALTGRIRAAITKLEDEFGGKTPPPENTDRNELFASKTLNGRLVLKGDFDAITGEKLLTALSPLTEPRPAADGTETFKIADDRSPARRRADAFGHILDQYLASSDRPIEGGERPHLNLHISLRDLTDLRDSADVDDIADDENTRAADESDAGPTADRGAYRDLFGDGTSVGWLPWMGPLSRNTSRQLACDCVLTAIVMDENGSPINLARTARTVTAKQRKALTARDHGCAFPGCGKPAAWTEGHHIWHWADGGPTDMNNLVLLCGFHHRLIHHSDWEVFIGTDNHPWFIPPATVDPYRQPRPSHARAGPHIA, via the coding sequence ATGACCACGGAGATCTGGCAACTGAGCGAAAGCGAACTCCTCGCCGACGCCGCCGCGGTCTCCCACCAAATCCAACTCCTCGAAGCCCGACGCATCGCTCTCGTCGGAGAGATCGACACCCGCGTCTCACGGGAGAAACTCGGCTTCCCCGGACCCGCAGGCTGGCTGACCTCCACCACACTGCTCTCGCCGTCCAAGGCCACCAAGATCGTCGCCCTCGCCCGCGGGTTGAAGAACTTCTCCGACATCGCCGACGCCGTGAACACCGGTGTCATGTCCGTCGACCACGCCGCGCTGATCCTCACCTTCGCCGAAACCCCACCGAAGGACCTCCCGGAAGAGGGTCGCGTTATGGCCCGCACCGCGATGATCGCCGCCGCGACCGGGCCCGAAGCTCTTACCGGCCGGATCCGAGCAGCGATCACCAAGCTCGAGGACGAGTTCGGCGGCAAGACCCCACCACCCGAGAACACCGACCGCAACGAACTCTTCGCCTCCAAGACGTTGAACGGGCGTCTTGTGTTGAAGGGTGATTTCGATGCGATCACCGGAGAAAAGCTGCTCACCGCACTCTCACCGCTGACCGAACCCCGACCCGCAGCCGACGGCACCGAGACATTCAAAATCGCAGACGATCGCAGCCCCGCGAGGCGCAGAGCCGACGCCTTCGGACACATCCTCGACCAATACCTCGCCTCCAGTGATCGCCCCATCGAAGGCGGTGAACGCCCGCACCTGAACCTGCACATCAGCCTGCGCGATCTCACCGACCTCCGCGACAGTGCTGACGTCGATGACATCGCCGACGACGAGAACACCCGCGCTGCAGACGAATCCGATGCCGGGCCTACCGCCGATCGTGGTGCCTATCGAGACCTGTTCGGCGACGGCACGTCGGTCGGGTGGCTGCCGTGGATGGGACCACTCTCCCGCAATACTTCTCGACAGTTGGCGTGTGACTGTGTTCTCACCGCCATCGTGATGGACGAGAACGGCTCACCGATCAACCTCGCCCGCACCGCACGCACCGTCACCGCCAAACAACGCAAAGCCCTCACCGCCCGCGATCACGGCTGCGCGTTCCCTGGCTGCGGCAAACCCGCCGCCTGGACCGAAGGCCACCACATCTGGCATTGGGCCGACGGCGGCCCCACCGACATGAACAACCTGGTCCTACTGTGCGGGTTCCATCACCGACTCATCCACCACTCCGATTGGGAAGTCTTCATCGGCACCGACAACCACCCCTGGTTCATCCCACCAGCAACCGTCGACCCGTACCGACAACCCCGACCATCCCACGCCCGAGCAGGCCCACACATCGCCTGA
- a CDS encoding IS256 family transposase, protein MTETLDPMADEVDQKQLAEQLLAQAKEQGVELMGPNGLLNQLTKNVLETALDAEMTEHLGYERHDAAGRGSGNSRNGTRSKTVLTEIGPVEIDVPRDLDSSFAPQIVKKRQRRLTGIDEVVLSLTAKGLTTGEVSAHFQDIYGATVSKDTISRITDKVVGEMTEWQNRPLERVYPVIFIDAVHVKVRDGQVTNRPMYVAIGVTVNGERDILGIWAGEGGEGAKFWLSVLTEIKNRGVADVCIVVCDGLKGLPEAINTVWELAVVQTCIIHLIRNTFRFASRKYWDEMARDLKPVYTAPSESAAKERFTEFAGKWGDQYPAIVKMWDNAWSEFVPFLDYDVEIRRVICSTNAIESVNARYRRAVRARGHFPTEQAALKCLYLATRALDPTGKGRARWAMRWKPALNAFAITFEGRITPNGN, encoded by the coding sequence ATGACCGAAACACTGGATCCCATGGCGGATGAGGTGGATCAGAAGCAGTTGGCCGAGCAGCTCCTGGCTCAGGCCAAGGAGCAGGGCGTGGAGTTGATGGGCCCGAACGGGCTGTTGAATCAGCTCACCAAGAATGTCCTCGAGACCGCACTGGATGCGGAGATGACCGAGCATCTCGGTTACGAAAGACACGACGCTGCCGGCCGCGGCAGTGGCAACTCGCGCAACGGTACCCGCTCGAAGACGGTGCTCACCGAAATCGGACCGGTGGAGATCGACGTCCCGCGCGACCTCGATTCCTCCTTTGCTCCGCAGATCGTCAAGAAGCGACAGCGTCGCCTGACGGGTATCGATGAAGTCGTATTGTCTTTGACTGCAAAGGGTTTGACTACCGGCGAGGTGTCCGCTCACTTCCAGGACATCTACGGGGCGACCGTATCGAAGGACACCATTTCCCGTATCACCGACAAAGTCGTCGGGGAGATGACCGAGTGGCAGAATCGGCCGCTCGAGCGGGTGTACCCGGTGATCTTCATCGACGCTGTGCACGTCAAAGTTCGGGACGGTCAGGTCACCAACCGGCCGATGTATGTCGCGATCGGCGTCACCGTCAACGGTGAACGAGACATTCTGGGGATATGGGCGGGCGAGGGTGGTGAGGGTGCGAAATTCTGGCTGTCGGTGCTCACCGAGATCAAGAACCGCGGTGTTGCCGATGTCTGCATCGTGGTGTGCGACGGACTGAAGGGTCTGCCGGAGGCGATCAACACCGTGTGGGAGCTGGCGGTGGTGCAGACGTGCATTATCCATCTGATACGCAACACTTTTCGGTTCGCATCCCGAAAGTATTGGGATGAGATGGCACGTGATCTCAAGCCCGTCTACACCGCTCCTTCGGAGTCGGCGGCGAAGGAACGGTTCACCGAGTTCGCCGGAAAGTGGGGTGATCAGTATCCGGCGATCGTCAAGATGTGGGACAACGCGTGGAGCGAGTTCGTACCGTTCCTGGACTACGACGTCGAGATCAGGCGGGTGATCTGCTCGACGAACGCGATCGAGTCCGTCAACGCCCGCTACAGGCGTGCGGTGCGGGCTCGTGGGCACTTCCCCACCGAGCAGGCGGCGCTCAAGTGCCTATATCTGGCGACGCGTGCTCTGGACCCCACCGGGAAAGGTAGGGCACGATGGGCGATGAGGTGGAAGCCAGCACTCAATGCATTCGCTATCACCTTCGAAGGACGTATCACCCCGAACGGTAACTAA
- a CDS encoding iron-siderophore ABC transporter substrate-binding protein: MFSAPTAGRRFTRRASLLSVLAVSALVVGACSSADTAEPEQADGGDFAAVTIDSALGQAVITEKPERIVTLGQGSAETAIALGTVPVGVEEYSWGADDSGYLPWVHDAVTELGAELPEQFTGGTELNIEAVAALEPDLILAPWSGVTQDQFDKLSAFAPVVAYEEQPWTITWEDQITVIGKAMGEEQKAADEIEKIKARFVDATTDHPEYAGVSFSYIYNTGPGTLGVFLADEQRVAMVRALGLQVDPVVNTLDETEGTDSAVIGLENANLLNDSDLIFTFYSDPQNRTDTENQPAYKQIPAVSRGSVVSPTDQSFVTGSSIINPLTVPWALERYVPMIDEAVAKLDAN; encoded by the coding sequence ATGTTCTCTGCTCCAACAGCCGGTCGACGTTTCACTCGCCGTGCGTCCCTGCTGTCCGTGCTCGCTGTGTCGGCCCTGGTGGTCGGGGCGTGCTCGTCTGCCGACACTGCCGAGCCCGAACAGGCCGACGGCGGCGACTTTGCCGCCGTCACCATCGATTCGGCTCTGGGGCAGGCCGTCATCACCGAGAAGCCCGAGCGCATCGTGACTCTCGGTCAGGGGTCGGCCGAGACCGCGATCGCACTGGGGACCGTCCCGGTCGGCGTCGAGGAGTATTCGTGGGGTGCCGACGATTCGGGGTATCTGCCGTGGGTTCACGACGCAGTCACCGAGTTGGGTGCCGAACTTCCCGAACAATTCACCGGTGGAACCGAGCTCAACATCGAAGCCGTTGCTGCTCTCGAACCTGACTTGATCCTGGCCCCGTGGTCGGGAGTGACACAGGACCAGTTCGACAAGCTCAGTGCGTTCGCTCCAGTGGTCGCCTACGAGGAGCAGCCGTGGACGATCACCTGGGAAGACCAGATCACCGTCATCGGCAAGGCCATGGGTGAGGAGCAGAAGGCAGCGGACGAGATCGAGAAGATCAAGGCCCGCTTCGTCGACGCCACGACCGATCATCCCGAATATGCCGGAGTGAGCTTTTCGTACATCTACAACACCGGGCCGGGGACGCTCGGGGTGTTCCTCGCCGACGAGCAGCGCGTTGCGATGGTCCGTGCGCTCGGGTTGCAGGTCGATCCGGTGGTGAACACCCTCGACGAGACCGAGGGCACCGACTCCGCGGTGATCGGTTTGGAGAACGCGAATCTGCTCAACGATTCCGACTTGATCTTCACCTTCTACTCGGACCCGCAGAACCGTACCGACACCGAGAATCAGCCTGCGTACAAGCAGATCCCGGCCGTGTCTCGCGGTTCTGTCGTGTCACCGACGGATCAGTCGTTCGTCACCGGCTCGTCCATCATCAATCCACTGACGGTGCCGTGGGCACTCGAGCGATACGTGCCGATGATCGACGAGGCGGTCGCGAAGCTCGACGCGAACTAG
- a CDS encoding SDR family oxidoreductase, whose protein sequence is MSLPRPAPDRTAVVTGASSGIGAAIARVLASRGHGVTLVARRADKLEDLAQEIRARGVRAEVLAADLSDRTARAELLGRITELGLIPDILINNAGLSTLGPVAESDPDAEMHMIEVDVVAVADLCTRFLPGMIERRRGALLNVASTAAFQPLPGQAGYGACKAFVLSYTQSLTGELKGTGVTATALCPGPVQTGFGEAAGFAKDDAEKALPSIMWVSAETVARTAVDDMTKGRMVSIPGPANRIGSIFAQITPRTLLVPMLTRVHPGLKKGASS, encoded by the coding sequence ATGAGCCTTCCTCGTCCCGCCCCTGATCGGACAGCCGTCGTGACCGGAGCGTCCTCGGGAATCGGAGCCGCGATCGCCCGCGTGCTCGCATCCCGCGGCCACGGCGTCACCCTCGTCGCCCGGCGTGCCGACAAGCTCGAAGACTTGGCACAGGAGATCCGCGCACGGGGAGTCCGAGCCGAAGTGCTCGCCGCAGACCTGTCCGACCGCACTGCTCGCGCCGAACTACTCGGCCGCATCACCGAACTCGGCCTGATCCCGGACATCCTGATCAACAACGCCGGGCTCTCCACCCTCGGACCTGTCGCAGAATCCGACCCGGACGCCGAGATGCACATGATCGAGGTCGACGTGGTCGCCGTCGCGGATCTGTGCACCCGATTTCTTCCCGGCATGATCGAACGACGACGCGGCGCACTGCTCAATGTGGCCTCGACCGCTGCTTTTCAGCCTCTGCCCGGTCAGGCCGGATACGGCGCGTGCAAGGCGTTCGTGCTCTCCTACACGCAGTCGCTGACCGGCGAGCTGAAGGGAACGGGCGTAACCGCAACTGCACTGTGCCCCGGCCCGGTGCAGACCGGGTTCGGCGAGGCCGCCGGCTTCGCGAAAGACGATGCAGAGAAAGCACTTCCGTCGATCATGTGGGTCTCGGCCGAGACGGTGGCCAGAACTGCCGTCGACGACATGACCAAGGGACGTATGGTGTCGATCCCCGGGCCCGCCAATCGAATCGGATCGATCTTCGCGCAGATCACCCCGCGCACACTGTTGGTCCCGATGCTCACTCGTGTTCATCCCGGCCTGAAGAAGGGTGCGTCGTCGTGA
- a CDS encoding SRPBCC family protein, with the protein MKRELTVSDSIVVEADADTLYAAISDPTKMGQWSPENTGATVHEPRETAYVGMVFDGTNKRGPATWVTRCTVTAADPGKTFEFRVHAIGKSAPKIKGANATWRYDFEPVEGGTKVTETWTDDRTKWPDALALVFDKIVTSGKTFPQFQRRNIRKTLENLQKRYA; encoded by the coding sequence GTGAAGCGCGAACTCACCGTTTCCGACAGCATCGTCGTCGAGGCCGACGCCGACACTCTCTACGCTGCGATCAGTGACCCCACGAAAATGGGTCAGTGGAGCCCCGAGAACACCGGTGCCACCGTGCACGAACCCCGCGAAACCGCGTATGTGGGAATGGTGTTCGACGGCACCAACAAACGCGGCCCAGCTACGTGGGTCACCCGCTGCACCGTGACTGCTGCCGACCCGGGCAAGACGTTCGAGTTCCGAGTCCACGCCATCGGCAAGAGCGCTCCGAAGATCAAGGGCGCGAATGCAACCTGGCGATACGACTTCGAACCGGTCGAGGGCGGAACGAAAGTCACCGAAACTTGGACCGACGACCGCACGAAGTGGCCCGACGCGCTGGCGCTGGTCTTCGACAAGATCGTCACCAGCGGAAAGACGTTCCCACAGTTCCAGCGTCGCAACATCCGTAAGACGCTGGAGAACCTGCAGAAGCGTTACGCCTGA
- a CDS encoding mycothiol transferase codes for MNHNDLLTDAFDRIKELVHSVLDDIPAAALTYRPDADANSIAWLVWHLTRVQDDHIAGVAGSEQVWTSDSWFERFGLPFDRSDIGYGQSSSDVAEVASSAELLREYYDAVHSKTIAYLGSVGADDLDRIVDENWNPPVTLGTRLVSVLSDDLQHAGQASYVLGMYSRSAQA; via the coding sequence ATGAATCACAACGACCTGCTCACCGACGCGTTCGACCGAATCAAGGAGCTCGTGCATTCGGTCCTGGACGACATTCCCGCGGCTGCGTTGACCTATCGACCGGACGCCGATGCCAACAGCATCGCGTGGTTGGTGTGGCACCTGACGCGGGTGCAGGACGACCACATCGCGGGCGTGGCCGGGAGTGAGCAGGTCTGGACGTCCGACTCGTGGTTCGAGCGCTTCGGTCTCCCTTTCGACCGTTCCGACATCGGGTACGGCCAGTCCTCGTCCGACGTCGCCGAGGTCGCCTCGAGTGCCGAGCTACTACGCGAGTACTACGACGCTGTGCACTCGAAAACCATTGCGTACCTGGGCAGTGTCGGGGCCGACGATCTGGATCGGATCGTCGACGAGAACTGGAACCCGCCGGTCACCTTGGGCACCAGGCTGGTTTCGGTCCTGTCCGACGACCTCCAGCACGCGGGGCAGGCGTCGTACGTGCTCGGCATGTATTCCAGAAGCGCTCAGGCGTAA